A genomic window from Exiguobacterium acetylicum DSM 20416 includes:
- a CDS encoding ABC transporter permease yields the protein MNGRVEPPARPSFSVVWTKPFVFTLCLVLALATASLFTGVYELRSAANDFDMFWITRVPRTLALMLTGAAMAMAGLVMQLITQNRLVEPTTTGTIEWAGLGLLAVYLLVPAPSLMMRMSGAIVFAFIGTMVFFWFLRSVRLRSSLIVPIIGLMLGAVISAISTFLGLFFRASQAIEGWFVGSFASVQIGRYEYLWIIIGVTVCIFFLASRLTLVGLGEDIATSLSVNYNRLMLIATGLIALSVGVVATVIGNLPFLGLIVPNIVSMFRGDDLRSNLPWVCLIGMATILISDLISRTIIRPFELPVSLILGTVGAAVFIIILLRRRKTGGVR from the coding sequence ATGAATGGAAGAGTCGAGCCACCCGCTCGACCTTCCTTTTCTGTCGTTTGGACGAAACCGTTCGTCTTCACCTTATGTCTGGTTTTAGCGCTTGCAACGGCGTCCCTTTTCACGGGCGTCTACGAACTGCGTAGTGCAGCGAACGATTTCGATATGTTCTGGATCACGCGTGTTCCACGGACACTTGCCTTGATGCTGACGGGTGCTGCGATGGCGATGGCAGGTCTCGTCATGCAATTGATCACGCAAAACCGGCTCGTCGAACCGACGACGACCGGAACAATCGAATGGGCGGGACTCGGACTGTTAGCCGTTTACTTGCTCGTTCCCGCACCGTCGTTAATGATGCGGATGAGCGGTGCCATCGTGTTTGCGTTCATCGGAACGATGGTCTTCTTCTGGTTCCTCCGTTCGGTCCGGTTACGTTCATCGTTGATCGTTCCGATCATCGGTCTAATGCTCGGAGCCGTCATCTCCGCGATATCGACGTTCCTCGGGTTGTTTTTCCGTGCCAGCCAAGCGATCGAAGGCTGGTTCGTCGGCTCGTTCGCGTCCGTCCAGATCGGTCGCTACGAATATCTCTGGATCATCATCGGTGTCACAGTCTGTATCTTCTTTCTCGCGAGTCGCTTGACGCTCGTCGGACTCGGCGAAGACATTGCGACGAGTCTCAGCGTCAATTACAATCGGCTGATGCTGATCGCGACCGGATTGATCGCTTTATCGGTCGGTGTCGTCGCGACCGTCATTGGCAACCTACCGTTCCTTGGCTTGATTGTTCCAAACATCGTCTCGATGTTTCGCGGTGACGATCTCCGTAGTAATCTACCGTGGGTCTGTCTGATCGGGATGGCAACTATTCTAATCAGTGATTTGATTTCGCGCACGATCATCCGTCCGTTTGAACTGCCGGTCTCGTTGATTCTCGGAACGGTCGGGGCAGCTGTCTTCATCATCATTCTGTTACGTCGACGGAAGACTGGAGGTGTCAGATGA